The genome window TCAACTGCTTGCCGTCCCGGAAGACCAGGGCCACTGTTTCGCGCTCGAACTCGCGGGACTTTCCCTTGCGTTCGAGTACGACCTGGGCGGGTGAGACGCTGACAGACAGCGCATCGTGTCGGGCCAGGGCACCTGCCACCAGGCCCAGCACGGCGCCGAGGGCGGCAAGACCGATGCTGAGGCCGGGCTCGGGAATCGAGGTGAGGAGCTCGGCCGGTCCCTGCATCGGGGCCCAGGGCAGGGTCACGAACCACTTCGCAAGAAACTTGATCCCCAGGCCGATGCCTGCTCCGACTAACGCGAAGACGCCGCCTATGAGGACGAACGCCCAGGCCGGCTCGGCGACCACCACGGGCACGTCAGTCCGTGAATTCTGCTGTTTCGACATCAAAAATCACTCATTTTCTTGATCAGACGGTATTTCTGAGGCCAGGGCATGCGCGCTCGGAAAGACTCTCCTATGGCCACGGGAGATATGCCTTGACCTTCCAGCCGCCGTCGTCCGTGGACCCGTACTCCAGCTGGCCCCCGCAGAGCGCGACCCGCTCGGCCAGGCCGACCAGCCCCTGGCCGGGCGGCGCGTCGGGAGCCGGTGGGGGGACGGCAACGGCGCTGGCGCCGGGGGCCGAGTTGACCACCAGGACGGTGATTCCTTGGCCGGCCTTGCCGTTCAAGCGGACCGACACCCCCGCCCCGAAGGCGTGCTTGCGCACGTTGGTGAGCGCCTCCTGAACGACGCGGTAGGCGCAGCGCCCGGCCGATTCGGGTGCCGTGTCCAGAGTTTCCCCGAGCAGTTCCACCCGCATACCCGCACGGCACGACTCGGAGACGAGCCGGTGCACGTCGGCCAGTGTGGGCTGTGGAAGTTCACCCTCGGGGGCGCGCAGCACTCCGATCACCTCGCGCAGGTCCTGCAGCGCCTGGTGAGCGCTCTCCCGGATCACGGCGGCCATGCGGGCTATGTCCTCGCGTGCGGCGTCGGGCCGGAACTCCAGAGCTCCGGCATACACGCTGAGCAGCGACAGGCGGTGCCCGAGCACGTCGTGCATCTCCCTCGCCACCGCCTCCCGCGCCCGCAACTGGGCCTGCTCGGCAAGGAGGTTGGCCTCGGCTGCGGCGTTGCGGACCAGTTGGCGCTGGTGGTGCACCAACATGCCCCAGCTGACAGCACTGCCCTGGATAACGACGCCGAAGAGGAAGAGCAGGACGCTGGACAGACCTGGCTCGGGGTGGAGCAGGGTGAAGGCGAAGGCTGCGGCCACGCTCGCCAGGAAGACCTCAATGGTCTTGCGGGGTCGCTCGTGCACGGCGACGGTGAAGAGCGAGACCAGCATCGCGCCGGAGACGAATTCGAATGCCGCCGACAGGGCGACCAGCACCAGGGCCAGCACCACGGGCCGTCGGCGGCGTATCCACAGCAGGGCGCAGCCCATCGCTCCCACGGCCTGGTCCACGTCGAAGAACCAGCCGGGCGAGGAGTGCGAGGAGGCCTCCAGCCGGGTATGCGCGGCCGCCACACCATAGGCCACTGCGGAAAGGAATAATGCGACGTCCACGGCCCAATCCCGCAGGCGGCGACGGGACTTGGGTGCGGTCTCGGTTCCAGACACGACGGCGACTCTACCGGCAGGAAATACGCACTCCAGGCCGGAAAGAGACGGCCGGTACCTTGGTTGTGCCGCTCGATACTTTCGTCTCTCGCGCACCGGCCAGAAGAAGGCCGATGGCAGGAGAGTGTCCCGCCGGCGAGACGGCACGTTCTTCTGATCTGACATGTTCCAGGTCGCCTGTGGATTCCGCACAATGAGCTGGCTTCCGCATGCCCTTCATTCCGCGGCAAGTGACGCGAGTGATCAGGCCGAACGTCCTCTGCGAAAGAAGGCTGAGTTGACGATGGACACGTCGTACACGAAGACAGGCGAACTCAACGATGTTCGCCCCATGAGCGGAGAGGAATACATCGAGTCCCTGCGGGACGGCCGGGAGGTCTACCTCCACGGCGAACGCGTCCGGGACGTCACCACCCATCCCGCATTCCGCAACAGCGCCCGCTCTGTGGCACGACTCTACGACGCGCTGCACGAACCCGAGGCCGAGGGTGTGCTGAGCGTGCCCACGGATACGGGGAACGGCGGCTTCACCCATCCGTTCTTCCGGACGGCCCGCAGCGCAGAGGATCTCGTCACCTCCCGCGACGCGATCGTCGCCTGGCAGCGGTTGGTGTACGGCTGGATGGGTCGAACGCCGGACTACAAGGCGGCGTTCTTCGGCACCCTGGGCGCCAACGCGGACTTCTACGGCCCCTTCCGCGACAACGCGCTGAGCTGGTACAAGCGGGCGCAGGAGCGCGTGCTGTACTTCAACCACGCGATCGTCCACCCGCCGGTCGACCGAGATCGGCCGGCCGACCGCACGGCCGACGTGTGCGTGCATGTGGAAAAGGAGACCGACGCCGGCCTGGTCGTCTCCGGTGCCAAGGTCGTCGCCACCAACTCGGCACTCACCAACGCCAATCTCATCGCCCACCTCGGGCTCCCGCTCCGAGACAAGCGGTTCGGTGTCGTGTTCACCGTTCCGATGAGCTCTCCGGGCCTGAAGCTCATCTGCCGCACCTCCTACGAGATGCAGGCATCGGTTCTTGGAAGCCCCTTCGACTACCCGCTGTCGAGCCGGTTCGACGAGAACGACTCCATCATGGTGTTCGACCGCGTGCTCGTTCCGTGGGAGAACGTGTTCATGTACGACGCGAGGATGGCCAACACGTTCATGGGCAAGTCGGGGTTCCTCGAGCGCTTCACCTTCCACGGCTGCACCCGGTTGGCCGTCAAGCTAGACTTCATTGCCGGGTGCCTGCTGAAGGCCGTCGAGGTGACCGGCACCTCGGGCTTCCGCGGCGTGCAGGCGCAGATCGGCGAAGTACTCAACTGGCGTGACATGTTCTGGGGTTTGTCCGACGCGATGGCCAAGTCGCCGACGGCCTGGCACGGTGGCGCAGTGCAGCCGAACCTGAACTTCGGTCTGGCGTACCGCACGTTCATGGGCGTCGGGTACCCCCGGATCCGGGAGATCATTCAGCAGACCCTCGGCAGCGGGCTGATCTATCTCAACTCGCACGCCGGAGATTGGAAGAATCCCGACGTTCGGCCATATCTCGACCGCTATCTGCGTGGTTCGAACGGAATAGAGGCCGTTGACCGGGTCAAGCTGCTGAAACTGCTGTGGGACGCGGTGGGCACCGAATTCGCAGGCCGACACGAACTCTACGAACGGAACTACGGCGGGGATCACGAGGGAGTCCGGGTGCAGACGCTTGCGGCCTACCAGGCGAACGGTCAGGCCAACGCGCTCAAAGGCTTTGCCGACCAGTGCATGGCGGAGTACGACATCGACGGCTGGACCCGGCCTGACCTGTTCGGCCCCGAGGGCCTGCCGCCTTTCCGTACCGCCTGAAGGGCCCGTTCACCCGGCGGGCACGGACGCTGACGGCCCGCCGGGCGCGCGAATACGGTGGACAACCCCTCGCGGCGCCGAAGTAAACTTCGAGCAGTCCGCGAGAAGTGCCCATGAGAATCTCAGGGGGAAGCCACATGGGAGAATTGAGCAGTCATGCCTTCGGCCAGGACGATGCGGGACGCCGCTCGCCGATCGGGGCGAAAGCCACGCGGCAGACGAGTCTTGACCTTCCGCCTTCCATTCCACTCGACGAATGGCGGCGGATAGGAAAGCAGATCTTCGTTGTCGCGGACTCGTCCGCGTGGTGGCTGGGCGACTGGCTCATTTACGGTCAGTCCGCCTACCCCGACCGCTACCGGCGCGCGATCGAGGAGACATCTCTCGATTATCAGACGCTGCGTAACTACGCCTGGATCGCTCGCCGGTTTTCCCCAGCCCGACGACGCGCCGCGCTGAGTTTCCAGCACCACGCGGAAGTGGCGAGCCTGCAGGAGCGGGAGCAGGATTACTGGCTCGAACGGGCGGAGAGGCTCGGCTGGTCCAGGAACTTCCTGCGCAACCGGCTCAAAGGCGCACGGCAGGGGGAGGAGGCGAAGGACAAGACCATCGCCAGGATGAGCATCCAGATGAGCGTGCCCAAGGACCGCAGGCAGTACTGGGCGCAGGCCGCGTCGAGCGCGGAGCAGGACCTGGACACCTGGGCCATGTCGATCCTGGACGACGCGGCCGCGACTGTGCTCGACGAGTGACCAGGCTACGTGGCCGACCACGATGGTGCGCCTGACCTCTCCGTTTCGCCCGGGGGTGGATCGCGGGGCATCGAGACCTCGGCTCGGGCCACGATGAAAGGGACTTGTAGGCGCGTCGCATCTCAGCCTCAACCGGACACACCTCGCTTGAAGGAACGGGCGCCTCGCGCGAGCCGCCGAACGGTCGGCGTCCGGGGAATGAAAGCGAGCCTCGTCGGCTCGCTGCCGGGGAGTCCGAGCCGGGTGAGCCGCCGTGGCTTGAAGTAGCGCGAAATGCGGCTGTCCAGGTGTCGCGAAAGATAACGCTCCGCCGTAGGCCTCAATCGGGCCTGGCTGTCCGGCTGCATCGTGTACCCGACGGTCGAGATGAGATCGGCCAGCTCTCCGTGCGTCTCCTGGCTCCGGGTGAGCGACCATGAGGCCACGGCGGAGGCGTCCTCCAGGTTCGGCAAGAGCGCGTCCACGAGCGTCACAGGAACCTGGTTGCTGTCGGCGTAGGGCTGTAGCCGATCCAGCAGCAGCTCTGTTCCCGTACGAGCCACGGGGAGGCCGAAGAAACGTGATGCGGTGAGCAGGGCCGTGGAAAAGCAGCCGATCACGAGGGCCGGCCGCATTCGCTGGTAGACCACCTCCGCGAGGACCGGATCGGCCAGTACCCGGAACTCGACGCTCAGGCGCCCCGCTTCGTCCTCCAGGGCCCGGGACCAGCCGGGCGGAGCCGAGGGGTGGGCTTGACACGACGTGCCGGTGGCCGAGTCGCGCTACGCCGCGGAGCATCCTTAGGTGCAGTCGCTGCTCCTCCTCGACGGACAGGACATCGATCGCGGACAGGTACTGGCCGAGCAACAGTGCGGGCGGCTAGGCTGCCGTCTGCCGGAGACCTCCCACGAGGTCGGAGAGTTCACGCAATACCCCGGTGAACGCCTCGGTGGGAACGACTTCCGACTCGACCCCGAACTCCGTGAGCAAAAGGGGCCGGAGCCCAGGCACGAGATCCACGTGAAGCAGGCGCTCGATCCGCGTTCCCACCAGCGGATCCAACGGGCCCGGCGTCGGCCCGTACGTCATCAGACCGTCGGCGTACACATGGACGGGGCTGTCGCCGAAGATCCGCACCACGGTGTTGGACGGGCGGCCGTGAATCGACTCGCAGGCGATGTCAACGTTCTCAGTGCCGAGGTCCCACGCCCGCCGCAGTGCCCGCTGCCACAGCAGCATGTCCTGCTCCCTCGGGGACCAGTCCGCGGGGTGGAAGGGCCGAATGAACTCGTTCCAGGAGCGCACCTCGTCAAACTCCGGTCGCAGCGCCGCAAACCCAGGCATCCGATCGAGTGGCGTGCTGATCTCGGGCACCGGGGCCGGATCGCTGACAACGAGGCTGCGCCGGTGCTCCGACCGCGGCCCGAAGAGTCCCGCCCGAATCGCTGCGGTCATCGTGACAGCCGCGTACTGCGTGCACGCGAAAAAGAGTTGGACGGCGGCCATCAAACGACGCCCTGCCTGGACCGGGCTGGCGGACGGCGGCGCACGGCCGTCACCGTGTCGGGGGCGTGCGGCTTCAGGTCATTCTGACCATTCGAAAACGAAACCTCGGGACTCGTCGCCGCCCCTGAATCTCGGATGAATGACAAGCGAACGGAGAAAGTGAGGACGAGGAGGCGGCTCCGGTCGTAGCAGCGGGTCCGCAAGAGGATCGAGTTGGCGGCACCGACCAGGTCGTCAACCCAGGGCTCGGGGACCGTCAAAGGTGGCCGGACCGGGCCGCGAAGACTCGGGACGAGCCCGGCGACGCCCTTACCTCGACCACCCTGGCGATGCTCTGGGACGTGCCGAGCCGGCCGAAGGTGAAGGTGTCGCCGTGCGGGACGGCTGTGGACGGGGACGCCCAAAGGATCCCGGAGTGGCGGTCCATCACCGGGCCAAAGCGCGCGAAGGCCCCTTCCCCACGGGGCTTGTCACGAGTCGTCCACTGCACCCGATCAGAACAGTCAGCCCGGAGTTGTGAGGGTGACGCACCCGTTCCATCCCTGGTCCGGGCGGGAGTTCACCTTCGTTGACCGGCGCCGGACCTGGGACGAGGACCGGGTCGCCTTCCAGAGGACCGGGTCGCCTTCCAGGACGAGGACGGGCAGCTGGCGTCACTGCCGGCGGCCTGGACGGATATCGACCCGGTCGATCCGTTCATCACGATGGCCGCGGGCCGGTGCCCGTTCCGAGTGGAGGACCTCCTGGCCGTCGCCGGACTGATCGACGCTCTCCGCGTACGGGCGTCGGGAGGATGATGCCGGGACCGTCGCCTGATCCACGCCCGGCCGGACAGCCGGGGTGATTGAGGGCGCGCGGAGGTGGCTGGCCGGAGCACTTCTGATCTGCTGGTTTGCCTCCGCGCGCCTGCCTCGTGGTCTTGGCCGAACCGGGTGTCGGCGCGAACCTGGTGACACGGCTGGTGACAGGGGAGGCGGACGCGATGGCGGTGACGGCGAAGGACCCGAAGGTGGCCGTGCTGGCCGCGTCGAGATCACTCAACCCGCATCCGGAGAAGGTGACCGACGAGGTGTTCCTGGCCTCGCCGTTCTGCGATCCGCGCGACGTCGTGCAGGTCAAGTACGAGATGGTGCGGCGCGTCCGCGTCGACAAGGTGCCCGTGGCCCGGGCGGCCCGCGCCTTCGGCTACTGCCGTCAGGCGTTCTATGAGATCGCCGCCGCCCTGGACCTGGGCGGTCCGGGTGCCCTGGTCTCCGGCAAGCCGGGCCCGAAGGGGCCGGTCAAGCTGACCGCACCGGTCATGGACCACATCGACGCCTGGCTGGCCGCCGACATCGCGCTGACCTCGAAGGAGATCGCAGAGAAGGTCGCTGGGGAGTTCGGCTTCACCGTCCACCCACGGTCCGTCGAGCGCGCGCTGTCCCGGCGGCGCGAGCCGGAAACCGCCGGTGAGGACGAGCCCATATCCCGCTGCTGCCCCGGGCGGTGACGTCACGGCGGGCGTCACCGAGTACGAGCGGCTGCGCGAGAGCGCGGGCCGAGGCGGGCGCCGAGGCGGGCTGGGTGTGCTCGTCGCCCGCGGCATGGCCGCGTATCTGAAGGTGGCCGCCTCACTGGCCGCCGCGGCAGCGCCCAGGACGGGGAGCCCGGGCCCGTCGGCCGCCGGTGCGGTGGCCACCACGCTGGACGCGGAGGTCATCCGGGTGTGGTCCCGGATGGTCTGGGCCCACGCCAACTCCCCCTGATCCACGGCGACATGAGAAGGCACGGCAACGTCGATGAATGACCAGCTGTTCGGTCCGGCCGCCAAGGTGACGGCCGCCCACCTCGCCAGAGACGCCTACCTCTCTATCCGGCAGAGTTCGCTCAAACAGGTCCTCAACAACACCGAGTCGACGGTGCGTCAGTACGGGCTGAAGGAACGGGCGATCACTCTGGGGTGGCCGGCCGACCGGGTCCACGTCATCGACACCGACCAGGGCCAGTCCGGCGCCACGGCCGCGGACCGTGAGGGCTTCCAGCGGCTGGTCACCGAGGTCGGCATGGGACACGCCGGGATCGTCCTCGGCCTGGAAGTCTCCCGCCTGGCACGCAACAGCGCCGACTGGCACCGGCTGCTGGAGATCTGCGCGATGTCCGGGACACTGATCCTGGACGAAGACGGCCTCTACAACCCCTGCGACTTCAACGACCGCCTGCTGCTCGGACTCAAAGGGACCATGTCCGAGGCGGAACTGCACCTGCTCAAAGCGCGTCTTCGGGGCGGCCAGCTGTCCAAGGCCCGGCGCGGGGAACTGGTCCAGCCGCTGCCGATCGGCCTGGTCTACGACGGCGCCGGCAAGGTCGTCCTCGACCCGGACACCGCGATCCAGCAGGCGATCCGCACCGTGTTCACGCTGTTCGACACCACCGGCTCGGCCACCGGCGTGGTCAAGGCGTTCAACCACGTCCGCCTCACTCTGCCGCGGCGAATCCAGTCCGGCCCGGACAAGGGCAAGGTCGTCTGGGGGCCGATCGCGCACTCCAGGGTGCTGCAGATCCTGCACAACCCGCGCTATGCCGGGGCCTTCGTCTATGGCCGCCACCAGCACAAACCCACAGCGAGCGGGAAAAGCGCACCGGCGTTGCAGCCACGCGAGCAGTGGATCGCACTGTTCCCCAACGCCCACGCCGGCTACATCTCCTTCGACAAGTACGAGGCCAATGAGGCCAAGTTGACCTCGAACGCCGTCGCCTATGGCAAGGACCGCCGCCACGGACCTACCCGCGAGGGCCCGGCCCTGCTCCAGGGCATGACCCTGTGCGGGATCTGCGGACGCCGGATGACCGTGCGCTACCACCACCGCAAACACGGCCTGGAGCCGGAGTACGTCTGCCAGGCCAAGGGCATCGAGTACGGAAACCCGATCTGCCAGCGCGTGCACGGCGCCGTCGTCGACAACGCGGTCGGCCGCCTCCTCATCGAGGCGCTGACTCCGCACGCGCTCACCGCCGCCCTCGCGGTCGCCGACGAACTCGCCGCCCGCGCCGACGAGGCCGAGACACTACGAGCCGCTGGTGTCGAACGAGCCGAGTATCAGGTCGATTTGGCCCGCCGCCGCTACCTCGCCGTCGATCCCGACAACCGGCTCGTGGCCGGCAGTCTGGAAGCCGACTGGAACACCGCCCTGCGCGAACTCACCCAGGTCCGCGAAACGTACGAGAGCGCCAGAAACGACGGCGGAGGTGTCCTCGACGACGCCCAGCGGGCCCGGATCACCGCCCTGGCCGGAGACTTCCCCACCTTCTGGAACGACCCCGACACCCCGATGCGGGAACGAAAGCGCCTGGTCAGACTACTGGTCGCCGACGTCACCCTGGTCCGGGCCGACCAGATCACCGTCCACGTCCGGCTGACCGGCGGCCAGGAACACACTCTGACCATCCCCGTCCCTCTCGCCTCCTGGCAGATCAGGCAGACCCCGCCCGAGGTCGTCGCCGCCATCGACGAACTCCTCGACGACCACACCGACGGCCAGATCGCCGCCATCCTCACCGAACGCGGCCACGTCAGCGGCACCGGACACGCCCTCCGGCCCACGATCGTCCGGCACATCCGGAACAGGTACGGACTGCGCAGTCACCCCCAACGGCTCGCGGACCAGCGCATGTTGAGCCTGCGCGAGATCGCCCGACGGCTCGGCATCGGCCTGAACACCGTCCAGATCTGGCGGAACAACGGCCTGCTGACCGGCCGCGTCGCCAACGACAAGGGCGAGTACTTCTACTTCCCGCCGCCACCCGACCTCGCCCGGCCCAGGATCGGACGGCCACCGGGATCACGACCAGCACCAGCTGGAACACCCACCGGATCAGCCCAAGGAGGCGCAGTATGAAGCACGAGGTATTCCCGTGGGACGCGTTCAGCGCGGGAGGGCGGCGAGCCGGCGTCGGTCGTGGGGGGAGGAACGGCGGTCGAGACGTTCCTGTAGACGCGTTCTGGCCGCGTCGCAGCGGCCTGCCGAGACCAGCGCGTACAACAGGGTCTCCTCGACGACCTCGCGCTGCGCGGCGCTGCCGCCCACCGTGCGGAGCGAGGGCAGGACACGTTCCAGTCGCTGTGCTGCCTCGGCCCAGTTCTCTTCCACGATGTGCAAGAACGCCTCGCACAGCGGGGCGACGACCTCGCGCTGCACCTGGTCGGCGTCCAGGGCATGGGCCTGCAAACGCCGTAGCCCCGGCAGGTCACCCGCGGCGGTGAGGGTGACCGCAGCGTGCAGGGCGATGAAGGCGGTGGCCGGGCGCTCAAAGATGTCCGCGGCGACCGACTGAAGCACGTCGTCGATGGGCAGCCGGCCTTGCCAGGCGTCGACCACCCGGGCCCGCCACAGCAGGGAGCCGGAGTCGACCACTGCCCGGATGCCGTCGACCTTCCCGGGCGCCAGATGGGTCGCCCACCTGCGGCGGACTGCTGCGGCGTCCTCGACGGCCAGTTCGTGCAGGGCGGCATGCCACGCGAAGTGGGCTCCGTGCGTGCCGCCGCGGCCATGGCCACTCAGCCACGCGTCGAGCCGTGCGCGGCCCTTGTCGTGGTCGCCGCACTCGTAGTGCACATGGGCCAAGGCATGCATGGCGTGTCCCGAGGCGGGCTCCGCCGCCAGTGCCTGCTCGGCCAGCGCGCTGGCCTCGTCGTAACGCCCCTCCTCTTGGCGTACGAAAGCCAGCAGCGAAGTGTGGAACCAGTGCCCACGGTGGGCCGGAGCGGTCCGTTCCACGAGCCGGAGCGCGGCACTGCCGTCCAGGTCGTAAAGCCCGGAGAAGGCGATGGTCGGTACTGCGGCGGCCAACGCCAACCGGTCGCCCGGATAGGCGTCCAGGTGCCGGACAAGAGCCGTGTCACCCTCCGCGGTCGTGCCCCTGACGCGCCGGGAGACCACGTCGACGAAGGAGCGCTCCCGCTCGTCGGCCCGCTCGCGTGCACAGCGCCGAGCGTCGGCCAAGGCGCGGGATACGTCCACGTCGGCTCCGCACTCATGGCCGATCAACGCGAGCGCGGCGTGGGCGCACGCGAAACCCGGATCGAGTGCCGTGGCCCGGCGGAACGCCTCCTGTGCCCCGGATCGCACCTTCAGCAGCCGGTCCACTCCCAAGCGGTAGGCGGCAGCCGCGGCGGAGTAGGTGCTCAGGGCGAGTCCGCCGCCGTCGGTGGGCCGCCGTACCCTGCGCCGGGCCGTCGCCTCGGCCGAGTGGCCCACCGGGCGGGCAAGCACCACTTCGGCCACCGCCGCGGCCTGGACGCGGATCTCCGGAATCGCGGTGGTCTCCCACAGTTCGCCCTGGCGCGGTGCGCCCAGCGTCCACAGCGCGCGGACCGTACGGCCGTCCCGGTCGCGCAGCCGCCCATCCTCGGTGGACACGCCGATGCCCAACGGGCCCGACACGGCGTCACCGCGCCGGAGGAGGTTGCGCCACAGCGGATCGGCGGTGTCCGCAGGCACCAGGCCCATTAGGCCCGTGCAGTCCACCACCTGGCCCACCCGGAGCTCACGGCCGTCGCCGAGGCGGACCGCGAGCAGGCCGTCCGGGAGCTGCCGGGCGCCGGTGATCCCTCCTCGGGCCGTCCGCAGCCGCCGAGTACGGCGCATGCGTGCCACGGCCTCCGCGGTGGCCGGGGGCATGCGGTGGCGGTGCACGTTCCACAGCGAGCTGTCCCGTTCGAGGAAGTCGGCGCGCTCCTCGACGGACAGTGCGGCCCACAACTCGGAGGTGATCGAGCGCAGTCCGTCCAGCCCCGGGCGCCAGTCGCCCTGGGTGCGCAGGACTCGGCCGATGTGCCGGCGGATCTCGGCGCGCAGCCGCGGAAGCGGCAGGTCCAGCAACTGCTCGGCACAGGGCGTGGCCGGCAGCGGAGACACGGCGTGCGCTTGGGGCAGCCGGCCGTTGCGGGACACCGCGTGCACTGTGCGGCCCGGGCGGTCCAGTTGTAGGGCCACGTCGACGGCGGTCAGCCCGGTGCCGATCAGCAGGACGTCGTCACCACATCGCTCGTCGCCCGCGGCGTCCAGGGCGCCCGGTGCCCAGGGGGCGGCGACGAAGCGCTCACTGGCACGCAGGGCGGCCGGCAGCCCCGCGGAGGACCGGCGGGCCGGACCGGTGGCCAGCACTACGCCGTCGGCCTCGACGGCCGTACCGTCGGACAGTTCGAGCCGGGCGACGTCGCGGGTCCAGCGACAGTCAGTGACCCGGACCCGTAATCGGCGCACGGAGACGACACCGTGGGCGGCGATGATGGCCCGGCCGAGCGTGTCGGCGAGATAGGCGCCGTAACGGTAGCGAGAGACGAAGTCGGCGGCGGTGATGTTCGGTTCACCATGGCGGCACAGCCAACGAACGAAGTGGCCGGGGTCGTCCGGATCACAACTCATGTTCCCGGCAGGCACGTTGAGCAGGTGCCGCGGGTCGCGACTGGCGTAGGCGGTGCCCCGGCCGGCCTCCGGCGCCGGATCGATCAGCAACAGGTCCAGGGGAACACGGCGGCGGACCGCGGTTTCGCAGAGCTGTACGGCCACCAGGGCGCCGGCCGCGCCCGCTCCTACGACGGCCACGGATTTCCGAGGGAATGCTGGAGTCATACGATGTCTCCTCTCGACCAGAGGACCTGGTCGGGTCGGCACAAACGGGGGCGCCGGTCGCCCGCGCCGAATGCGACGGACGTCTACGGCGATGCGCTGCAAGGCGGTTCACACGTACCGGAACCGTCCCGTGCGCATTGCCAGAGTGCGTAGTAGTTCACCATTTCGATTAACTACCCGCAAGAGACGTTGAGTTGGCTACCGCGCGTTTCTTCGTCGTCATTCCGCGGGTGGCTTTCCTACGCTCCGTGCATGCGCGGGGAGCGCCTGACGGCAGGGTTCGGTCAGGCGCGCGTCGGGTGTGAGAAATTGGTCGGATGCGGATCACGGCGAGGACTGATTACGCGGTGCGGGCGATGGCGGAACTGGCTGCTTCCGGCGACACACCTTTGACGGCGGAGCAGTTGTCGCAGCGTCAGGACATTCCGGTGCGGTTCCTCTTCGGTATCCTGGGAGAGCTGAGACTTGCCGGACTGGTGCATAGCGTGCGTGGCCCCCGGGGCGGATACCTGTTGGCCACGACGGCTGCCCGGATAAGCCTCGCGGACGTGATCCGCGCGGTGGACGGGTCGCTGGCCAAGGTGCGGGACCTGAGCCTGACCGGCCTGGAGTACCCGGGGCCGGCCGCCATGCTCCCGAACGTGTGGCGGGCCGTGCGCACCAGCCTGCGCCAGGTGCTGGAGACCACCACGCTCGCCGACCTCTCTCGGGGTGCGCTGCCAGAGGTCGTACGTCAGCGGGCGCAGGAGTACACGGCCGACGTCCGCCACTACGGAGAGTGAGAGATTTCCGCCTGGGCGGAGGCACTGCGGTTGAAAGCGAAACGCCTGCTCGCCTGCGGTCGGACGAGTAGCAGCCGGGCGGGTTTACCCTCGGCGCTGTTGGTGCGCCGCTCGAAGTCGCGCACCAAACGCCGGACGTTCCGGGACTGTCACGGCAGCTGTAGTTCCAGCGTCTGCGCTGGTCAGCGTGCTGCCGGGGCGGGTGCGGGCATGAGTACGGCCACCGTGATCATGAACGTTTGTGACGACGTATCAAGACGCGGTGGCCGTGGAAGCAACGATAGCCGAGCGGGCGTGGGGTGAGGCGTTCGGGAGGGCGATGCGGGCGGTCGCGGGCTGCTTCGCGCGACGTGAAGCTCGGGCGACGGCGGCGGAGTTGGTCGCGGGGCTGCTGCTGGAGGTGGACACGCGGAACTGCTGGACGCTCGCGCAGGTTCTGGGGCATCCGGGTCCGCACCGGCTGCAGCACCTGCTTTCGCGCGCCCGGTTCGACCATGAGCGGGCCCGGCAGGAGATCGCCTGCCTCGTGATCGATGAACTCGCCGGTCAGAGCGTGGTGTTGGTGGCGGACGAGACGGGGGATGCGAAGTCGTCCACGGACTGCGTGGGCGCCGGCCGACAATACTCCGGTGCAATCGGCGGTGTCGGACTGTGCCA of Streptomyces phaeolivaceus contains these proteins:
- a CDS encoding DUF5372 family protein, with product MPAAWTDIDPVDPFITMAAGRCPFRVEDLLAVAGLIDALRVRASGG
- a CDS encoding sensor histidine kinase — translated: MAYGVAAAHTRLEASSHSSPGWFFDVDQAVGAMGCALLWIRRRRPVVLALVLVALSAAFEFVSGAMLVSLFTVAVHERPRKTIEVFLASVAAAFAFTLLHPEPGLSSVLLFLFGVVIQGSAVSWGMLVHHQRQLVRNAAAEANLLAEQAQLRAREAVAREMHDVLGHRLSLLSVYAGALEFRPDAAREDIARMAAVIRESAHQALQDLREVIGVLRAPEGELPQPTLADVHRLVSESCRAGMRVELLGETLDTAPESAGRCAYRVVQEALTNVRKHAFGAGVSVRLNGKAGQGITVLVVNSAPGASAVAVPPPAPDAPPGQGLVGLAERVALCGGQLEYGSTDDGGWKVKAYLPWP
- a CDS encoding YqeB family protein — protein: MSKQQNSRTDVPVVVAEPAWAFVLIGGVFALVGAGIGLGIKFLAKWFVTLPWAPMQGPAELLTSIPEPGLSIGLAALGAVLGLVAGALARHDALSVSVSPAQVVLERKGKSREFERETVALVFRDGKQLILLGRRSEELVREGCDLNAQALADAFTSRGYTWADSDPYQNEYRRWVPDTPGLPEGANAVLKARSQALAKKGGSEEAQELREELSRLGVVVRDNDKRQFWRLVQR
- a CDS encoding 4-hydroxyphenylacetate 3-hydroxylase N-terminal domain-containing protein — its product is MDTSYTKTGELNDVRPMSGEEYIESLRDGREVYLHGERVRDVTTHPAFRNSARSVARLYDALHEPEAEGVLSVPTDTGNGGFTHPFFRTARSAEDLVTSRDAIVAWQRLVYGWMGRTPDYKAAFFGTLGANADFYGPFRDNALSWYKRAQERVLYFNHAIVHPPVDRDRPADRTADVCVHVEKETDAGLVVSGAKVVATNSALTNANLIAHLGLPLRDKRFGVVFTVPMSSPGLKLICRTSYEMQASVLGSPFDYPLSSRFDENDSIMVFDRVLVPWENVFMYDARMANTFMGKSGFLERFTFHGCTRLAVKLDFIAGCLLKAVEVTGTSGFRGVQAQIGEVLNWRDMFWGLSDAMAKSPTAWHGGAVQPNLNFGLAYRTFMGVGYPRIREIIQQTLGSGLIYLNSHAGDWKNPDVRPYLDRYLRGSNGIEAVDRVKLLKLLWDAVGTEFAGRHELYERNYGGDHEGVRVQTLAAYQANGQANALKGFADQCMAEYDIDGWTRPDLFGPEGLPPFRTA
- a CDS encoding COG3415 family protein; amino-acid sequence: MAEPGVGANLVTRLVTGEADAMAVTAKDPKVAVLAASRSLNPHPEKVTDEVFLASPFCDPRDVVQVKYEMVRRVRVDKVPVARAARAFGYCRQAFYEIAAALDLGGPGALVSGKPGPKGPVKLTAPVMDHIDAWLAADIALTSKEIAEKVAGEFGFTVHPRSVERALSRRREPETAGEDEPISRCCPGR
- a CDS encoding LmbU family transcriptional regulator; this translates as MGELSSHAFGQDDAGRRSPIGAKATRQTSLDLPPSIPLDEWRRIGKQIFVVADSSAWWLGDWLIYGQSAYPDRYRRAIEETSLDYQTLRNYAWIARRFSPARRRAALSFQHHAEVASLQEREQDYWLERAERLGWSRNFLRNRLKGARQGEEAKDKTIARMSIQMSVPKDRRQYWAQAASSAEQDLDTWAMSILDDAAATVLDE